Genomic segment of Hydra vulgaris chromosome 08, alternate assembly HydraT2T_AEP:
tatatatatattgaatagaAATTAATATGGTAACCACTAGATCTTCTGCTGTGGTGTGGCTTGTTGGTAAACCTAAACAAACTCTGTTGACTGCCTGACTTCCTTCAAGAGGGGATGTTCTTCGAAGGTTGCTCTTCCATCATATAGAAGAGAAACaagaagtgaaaaaaagtatttgggCAACAATTGAAGCAGTTCTTGTTATATGGGAGAATTTCAACTCAAAGAATTGACAATGCagaaagaaagttaaaaaaactttacgaGGAATATCTGTTGCTGAAAAAACACCGACAATCAAAATTGGACAGCTGTTAAATGAAAGAAGGACTTTTCCATGCTGACCTTGAAGAACTTTTTGATATATCAACCAAAAATGCATCATAAGTTATGAAAAACGATGAAGATAAAGCATTTTTACATCAGCAGCAAGAAGATCCATTAAGTTGTAGCATGGCAGGAATTGATTGGACTTTAACAGCTAGGGAGGCACGGAAACGAGTCCGAGAAACTAAAATGGAATTAAGGCATCAAAGCAGTAAAGCGGAACTGATGGAAATGCAGAACTCATTTCTTCTTCATCAGCAATTGACATTGTGAGTGAAAGTAGCTCAAGTTCCTTGGATGATGATGAATATCAGACTCCTTCTGCTTTCAGCACACTGAACACAAGTGGTTcaacaaaaaagaagatgaaagTTCTAACAAATAATGTTGTATCATCTCTTGATCATGTTAATATTTCTGATCGCCATGCACTCTTTGTGGTTGGAACAGTTGCTCAGGCTCaaaaagatttatcattgtCATACAGCAGAATCCGCAGAGAAAGCCAATCTGTTCGTGAAGTGCTGACTACAGCTGACAAGGTTGATTTCTCTCCTGATGATCCACTTCTTCTGCATTGGGATGGAAAGCACTTACCTGATATCACTGGtggtcaaaaaaaagttgatagaATTGCCATCCTTGTGGCTTGTGGTGGGGTGGAAAAATTGCTGGGCGTTCCAAAGATTGATCGAGGTACAGGTGAGCAACAGGCTGATGCTTGCATGAAGGCTCTTTAAGATTGGAAATTGGAAGAACTTGTTCAGGGACTGGTTTTTGACACTACTTTATCCAACACTGGGTTTAACATTGGTGTCTGCACAATAATAGAGCAGAATCTTGACCGTAATCTTATATGGATAGCATGCAGACACCATGTCTTTGAAGTCATGCTTTCCACCATTTTCATGACTGCATTTGGAAGCAGTGGAGGACCTGAAGTTGGAATTTTTACCCGTTTCCAGAAGCAATGGCCAGCAATCAACAGGTGTTAACTATAGGGAATGAAGAATTGGATAactgtgatttttttttcagactccGTGAAGAAATGTTAGTGTATTATGGTGAAGCAATTAAAGGTCAACAACCCAGGGATGATTACTTAGAACTCTTGAATTTGTGCCTTATTTTTCTTGGAGAATCAACTGCAATATCGGAGTTGAATGTAAAGTTTCGGGCACCAGGTGCAACACACAATGCACGTTGGATGGCAAAAGCTATATATCCTATGAAGATATATCTGTTTCAGGATCAATTTGTTATTACTGCAAAGGATAAAAAAGGAATAACAGACATAAGTCTTTTTGTGGCATTTATATACAGACAGTTTTGGAATGAAGCTCCATTAGCTGAACGAGCACCATTCAATGATGCGAAGCATCTTCAACGAATTCAAGAATATCCAAATCGTACAATTGCAATTAATGCAGCAAAAGCTTTTCATTGCCATCTGTGGTATTTTTCTGAACATCTAATAGGATTGGCTTTCTTTGATTTCCGTGTCGCCAACAACACCAAGAGAGACATGGAAAACAACCTGAAACAACAGCCTAAACAGAAATCTCTCATAAGGCAAAAAGTTACGAAGATGAAAACCAAAAGCAGTTTCTTCTTCGATTGGTTGATCTTCACCAGAAGGAATTTCCAGTTGCATCAAAGTCTACCCTGATGAAGATGACTATTGAATGATGAAAATGATTGATCTATTATGGCCTAGTGTAATTACATAGTAGTACAGTActatattattgtttgtttaacaTTAAACATCCATAATCCACCacataataataagtaattgataataaataattaaaataacaaatttttttaaaatttttttaaccttattCCAAAATGTGACAAAACATGGCAACCCCTAAATATCATCCGATTTGATTCGaattttggaaaataattaCTATTGTCATATAAAACAAGGGCAAGCTTGAGGACAACTAAAGTTTTGAACCTAAAAATTTTCATTCaccctaatgtatatatttatatatgcatatatatacatgcatatctatatatatacatatatatacatatacatatatatacatgtatatataacatatatatatatatatatatatatatatatatatatatatatatatatatatatatatatatatatatatatatataacatatgtatatatgcatatataatatatgtatatatataaatacaaatatatattactttctACTCTAAACCAACAGTCAATATTCGTCTCTTTAATGTTAGTATATATCCTGCTTAAAATGATTGCATCAAAGATACAGAGAGAGTTATTACCATGGATCATCTTCTGGTTCCCATCCATCAAGCTGCTTCagacaaacaaaacatttaacaagATCAGGTTCATTTTCTGATTTTAATCGAAAAAAACCAGCTTCAGCCATGTTCTTTGAATTGCACAAACAGCTTTCATCATCATATGGCCAATCTACAAACGTTGCTTTGCGATTTTTTTCCATATGCATGGAAAATTCCAAATTGTTATTTTCTTCTTTCATTATAAAAGAGTAGTTACTCTTTCTGTCTTTctaactataaaatttaaaaacaccctttaatatatatttgtatgtatatatataaatatatatatatataatacatatatatatatatatatatatatatatatatatatatataatatatatatatatataatatatatatataatatatatatataatatatatatatatatatatatatatatatatatatatatatatatatatatatatatatatactatatacatatattatgtgtatatatgtatattatatatataaatacatatatacatatatattatatatataaatatatatatattatatatatatatatttataaatatatatatatatatatatatttatatatatatattatatatatatattcatatatatatatatatttatatacatatatatatatatttatatatatataaataatatatatacatatatatatatatatatacatatatatatatatatatatatatatatatatatatatatatatatatatatatatatatatatatatatatatatatatatatatatgtatacatatatatatatatatatatatatatataatatatacatatatatatatatatatatatatatatatatatatatatatatatatatatatattatatatatgtaatatatataatattatttagagtttttatattttaaaactgtttgccCGCTAAATGGTAAATATAGAACTCCTTGAAGTCCGTAACATAAGATAATGGAATGATATATATTACATGTATTTTATGACTATGATTTTATCACTTTATGATTATATCAACTCGATGTTTAACTTGCgggattttattttattttgtttaaaaatatagtccGCCGTAGAAAAAAATGGGCAAAAGCCCGAGCTGACGCGCcgaataaaagataaaaatgcaaatcaaaGGTTCCAAAATAAATCAAAGATAATTCACAAACACgttttaataactataaaatacttttaaaagttttttatgagcctatgtttattaaaaagtattataattcataaaagtaCTGATGCTCTTAAACGTTTCacttttcaattcaaaattttaattcttttcttaTCGAAGACAAATTTAGAAGtcataaactattattttacaagtattctAATTTCCTCTTaacacttttacataaataatatttatatttaaaatatctttacttcattttaaaaaaagaaatttaaatatttgtttacaaatttaatccgccatttgtaaaatTGGCCaaaagcggcttcacttttcGGATCGAAGTTAGACATTTAGTTTATACAATATATCATTGCTTCAACGTTAATATAGTCAATATCCTAACAATCGTAACTGATTGTAATCGTTATTATGTCtgatttgcaaaataaaattaattataatggaACAAATCGCGTAGAATGATATCAAGATTGAACGCAATATTAAGTGATTATCTTGATTGACAGATGAATTTATGAGACTTTGTAGAGTATGAATTTAATTATACCTCATTATATAATCTAATAAAATGTCGAACTTACTTCTAAAGCTCATTTGTCCGTGTGTATGTCACAGAGTCTTTTATTAGgcgtttaatatttttaacttcgcggtttttgtttaaatctgttttatttgttttggtttttgtttaaatctgCATAATCAGTTTTGAGATTTAAACTTGTTTGTTATACTAGATAGTAGTTTGATGTAATATATAATCGGTTTATCTAATTCAAAAATAGATAcaccttatgttattttttaatcttttttaaaatactaactttttcgattttttaaacttcatacAACTTAAAAAAGACGTGTTTTGGTACCGGTGGACCAAAGCCCGtctattatgtaaaaaaaaaatgaactttcaAATGAaatactttacaattttttttattttagctttttcttttttcttaaaagaaaaaaaaaacaatatatttaaaaataattacgttACAATGCCGTAATTAGTTTAAACTATTATTCGGTTAATAAGGGTCTTCCATAAAGAGCGTACGCTCTATTTGGAAGACACATTTAcgtatttttatagttttgttgtaCTAGGTGCACGCAtatacagtatttttttaatgatactttaaataaatttactatacTCAGACAGGTAGACAGGTATATCATGCATCGCGATAATGTAAGTCTATAATAAACGAGTCTTATGCGAAATgagaaatattgaaaacaatagtCAAAAACAGGTTTTTGCGAACTCTCAAAAGGGAGGTGCCTGAAATACAAGCCCGCCTTTCTCAGGGCCAGTGCATAAGAGGTGAGATGTGTATGCATAAGGGACACCATACCtcttctatatatatacacctttttatattttctaggACAAAGTCAAAAAGTTAACTCTTCTATCAATCAGCCGGCAAATTATGGCAAACTATGAGACGGTAtggttttattcttttttttaaagttattta
This window contains:
- the LOC101239010 gene encoding baculoviral IAP repeat-containing protein 5.2; this translates as MKEENNNLEFSMHMEKNRKATFVDWPYDDESCLCNSKNMAEAGFFRLKSENEPDLVKCFVCLKQLDGWEPEDDPWKEHKYHSSKCAFIKLNKKECDWTMDDFLKIEAERQKSRVRFHIEQQIEHYKQEAVKSREFIEKII